From Jeotgalibaca dankookensis, one genomic window encodes:
- a CDS encoding sugar O-acetyltransferase, whose translation MNHEERMHTGDLYLPNDEELMKKQLQHLDRLYDFNQTRPTEQDKRQQMLKEMFAEIGEGCYIEPPFYSNFGGKHVHFGKNIYANFNLTLVDDTHIYVGDYTMFGPNVVVATAGHPILPELREKSYQYNSSVHIGKNCWIGAGVIILPGITIGANVVIGAGSVVTKDLPDNIVAVGNPCRILRKVNQHDEEYYFKNRKINTEKL comes from the coding sequence ATGAATCATGAAGAAAGAATGCATACAGGAGATCTGTACTTACCGAATGACGAAGAGCTAATGAAGAAACAACTACAACACTTGGATCGCCTTTATGATTTCAATCAAACGCGCCCAACAGAACAAGATAAAAGGCAACAGATGCTAAAAGAAATGTTTGCTGAGATTGGAGAAGGTTGCTATATTGAACCACCATTCTATTCGAATTTTGGTGGGAAACATGTCCATTTTGGGAAGAATATTTATGCCAATTTTAACTTAACATTAGTCGATGATACACACATTTATGTAGGGGATTATACAATGTTTGGCCCTAATGTGGTTGTTGCTACTGCGGGACATCCTATCCTACCTGAGCTCCGAGAGAAATCATATCAATATAATTCATCGGTACATATCGGTAAAAATTGCTGGATAGGTGCAGGAGTGATTATCCTTCCCGGTATCACAATTGGAGCCAATGTAGTGATTGGTGCTGGAAGCGTAGTAACCAAAGATCTACCGGACAATATTGTAGCAGTAGGAAATCCTTGTCGTATTCTTCGAAAAGTAAACCAGCATGATGAAGAATATTATTTTAAAAACAGGAAAATAAATACTGAGAAACTATAA
- a CDS encoding amidase family protein yields MELNEWIQAANQTFIAMKDPYESVEKVYPRALEKYSVGSRYMGVKNKSHIPRHLIEQLETFRYILHTLDKASMGGRAIDVSLINPISGRPMTGSSSGTAINVLLGINDLGIGTDGGGSVLAPAMAVQLFGFISPIIEQEHLEKFSSTSTDGIGFHASIGFMSREFEVILHAIQCVLPLEDTKTIASPRIFATGPLDDLDVAKNVKIVQTPNLFGERELLIEFLKENLSECDFLISKEGPVDFLGFGDTVLGHLGYEANRSQQSSGKGLIRVANMVDATALVVPTKDFACGYVLLCESTLPKVKAMLEFAKTIALSQDPLLKKYFQNIENYFPDEFV; encoded by the coding sequence ATGGAACTTAATGAATGGATCCAAGCAGCAAATCAAACCTTTATTGCTATGAAAGACCCTTACGAAAGTGTAGAGAAAGTATATCCTCGCGCTTTAGAAAAGTATTCAGTAGGAAGTCGTTACATGGGCGTAAAAAATAAAAGCCACATTCCTCGTCATTTGATTGAACAATTAGAAACCTTTCGCTATATTTTGCATACATTGGACAAAGCTAGTATGGGAGGTCGAGCTATTGATGTATCCTTAATCAATCCAATAAGTGGTCGCCCAATGACTGGTTCATCGAGTGGAACAGCTATCAATGTTCTATTAGGAATCAATGATTTAGGGATTGGTACAGATGGGGGCGGTTCAGTACTTGCACCTGCGATGGCTGTTCAATTATTTGGCTTTATTAGCCCGATCATTGAACAAGAACATTTAGAAAAATTTTCCTCAACCTCAACCGATGGAATTGGTTTTCACGCTTCTATCGGATTTATGAGTCGAGAATTTGAAGTTATTTTACATGCAATTCAGTGTGTGCTTCCATTGGAAGATACAAAAACCATTGCTTCCCCTAGGATTTTTGCAACAGGTCCTCTGGATGATTTAGATGTAGCAAAAAATGTAAAAATCGTTCAGACTCCTAACCTATTTGGCGAACGGGAACTACTTATTGAATTCTTAAAAGAAAACTTATCCGAGTGCGACTTCTTGATTTCCAAAGAAGGTCCAGTAGATTTTCTAGGGTTTGGCGATACTGTCCTGGGACATTTAGGATATGAAGCGAATCGTTCCCAACAGTCTTCGGGAAAAGGTTTGATTCGCGTTGCGAATATGGTTGATGCCACTGCTTTGGTTGTGCCAACAAAAGACTTTGCTTGTGGATATGTACTCCTTTGTGAATCAACCTTACCAAAAGTAAAAGCGATGTTGGAATTCGCAAAAACAATCGCCCTTTCTCAGGATCCCTTATTAAAAAAGTATTTCCAAAATATTGAAAATTATTTTCCTGATGAATTTGTTTGA
- a CDS encoding serine hydrolase — translation MKLRMATGAILAGAVFLSGCQPTDQEGGESQSSVTESSVMESQSSEEQVTDNQLKEGSAEEANMDEETLAEIDQIVEAAMEEKIIPGAVVFIAKDNTIVKETAYGYAQKFDMGEELSEPIEMTTDTIFDLASVTKVMATTQGIMKLVSEGEISVDDQVAMYVPDFSKNGKEEVTIADLLTHTSGLTPWEPTYLTAKNREEVLDYINDLPLEYETGTDRKYSDFSFMTLAFILESITDKRLDEYLQDEIYGPLQMEDTLFNAAENTEQPIAATSWGNPYEYKMIEDDEFGYTVPEDPEMFDGWREYTLVGEINDGNAFYANEGIAGHAGLFSTAKDLAVLGQTMLNGGTYGDVELYSQEVLQTFTSPQRFDQGYGWELNKEWYMGDQHSDQTFGHTGFTGTQVIFDPEYNVQIIILTNKQNNGQKEDGSYASTGQLSQDISNKVYESIKK, via the coding sequence ATGAAATTAAGAATGGCAACAGGGGCAATTCTTGCAGGAGCTGTATTTTTATCCGGATGTCAGCCCACAGATCAAGAAGGCGGTGAGTCGCAGAGTTCTGTGACAGAAAGTTCAGTAATGGAGAGTCAATCTTCAGAAGAACAAGTGACTGATAACCAATTGAAAGAGGGCTCAGCTGAAGAAGCAAACATGGATGAAGAAACGCTTGCTGAAATTGATCAAATTGTTGAAGCCGCTATGGAAGAAAAAATTATTCCAGGAGCAGTGGTATTTATTGCAAAAGACAATACCATTGTAAAAGAAACGGCATATGGCTATGCTCAGAAATTTGATATGGGTGAAGAATTAAGTGAGCCAATTGAAATGACAACTGATACCATATTTGATTTAGCATCCGTTACAAAAGTAATGGCAACTACGCAAGGAATTATGAAATTAGTTTCTGAAGGTGAAATATCTGTAGATGATCAAGTAGCTATGTACGTACCTGATTTTAGTAAAAATGGAAAAGAAGAAGTTACGATTGCCGACTTACTGACTCACACATCCGGATTGACGCCATGGGAACCTACGTATTTAACTGCGAAAAATCGAGAAGAAGTATTGGACTACATTAATGATTTACCATTAGAATATGAAACTGGAACGGATCGAAAATATAGTGATTTCAGTTTCATGACGCTAGCCTTTATTTTGGAAAGCATTACAGATAAACGTTTGGATGAATATCTACAAGATGAGATTTATGGTCCGCTTCAAATGGAAGATACCCTATTCAATGCTGCCGAAAATACAGAGCAACCGATTGCCGCAACGTCATGGGGAAATCCTTATGAATATAAAATGATTGAAGATGATGAGTTTGGCTATACAGTGCCAGAAGATCCAGAAATGTTTGATGGCTGGAGAGAATATACGTTAGTTGGTGAAATAAATGATGGAAATGCTTTCTACGCAAATGAAGGGATTGCTGGTCATGCAGGATTATTTTCTACTGCTAAAGATTTAGCGGTTTTAGGACAGACCATGTTAAATGGAGGAACCTACGGCGATGTAGAGTTATATAGTCAAGAAGTTCTCCAAACATTTACTAGCCCACAACGATTCGATCAAGGATATGGATGGGAATTGAATAAAGAGTGGTACATGGGTGACCAACATTCTGACCAAACGTTTGGCCATACTGGTTTTACGGGAACTCAAGTAATCTTTGATCCAGAATATAACGTACAAATTATTATATTAACCAATAAACAAAATAACGGACAAAAAGAAGATGGCTCCTATGCTAGTACGGGACAGTTATCTCAAGACATATCCAATAAAGTATACGAATCGATAAAAAAATAA
- a CDS encoding DUF2620 domain-containing protein, with amino-acid sequence MKKIVVGGQIDKKEVAELVEKYAQGKFEVETKSDLEAAMALKNGTADYYFGACNTGGGGALAMAIALVGRPKTATVSMPGKIMPEEEIREQVTSGKIAFGFTAQHKENVIPILMDELSKLS; translated from the coding sequence ATGAAAAAAATTGTAGTAGGCGGTCAGATTGACAAAAAAGAAGTTGCAGAATTAGTAGAAAAGTATGCACAAGGGAAGTTTGAAGTAGAGACCAAAAGTGATTTGGAAGCAGCGATGGCACTTAAAAATGGTACAGCTGATTATTACTTTGGCGCTTGTAATACAGGAGGAGGCGGTGCTCTAGCAATGGCAATCGCACTTGTAGGTAGACCGAAGACCGCAACCGTTTCTATGCCAGGAAAAATTATGCCCGAAGAAGAGATCCGCGAGCAAGTTACGTCAGGAAAAATTGCATTTGGTTTTACAGCACAACACAAAGAGAACGTGATTCCCATTCTAATGGATGAGTTATCGAAATTATCATAA
- a CDS encoding YhfT family protein, with amino-acid sequence MDIIQLVVVGALGALAAILSNTGIAVFNDGLRPVMPEYLDGVISKKELAATSFAVSFGLVIGFGIPVSIGASIILVHSLLLMTDIIGTWTPDGKKGMIIAGVIGAVYGIALTLGLQAVVDLFAMLPVDVLGALGAVGAPIVIGFAVFPAVAVAYQHGFNKGAITLATSTLVLFIVKRFGTFQLNEQTSFTLSAEGMALLVGMIFMLIFAVQVKGESEDNQNLVSIFVERVTRIKKNWIILSIVGGLVASATSLTIIAGDPISLNLLSEGKFGEAALAAFARGIGFIPLVFSTAIVTGVYSPAGTTFVYVAGILLHGNPIFAFLAGAAIMFVEVNLLNAAAKGLDRFPGVRDMGEHIRTAMNRVLEIALLVGGAMASEQIAPGIGFFWVFGAYLMNRTAKKPLVDMAVGPVAAIALGIIVNILYVLGLFAPVV; translated from the coding sequence TTGGATATTATACAATTAGTTGTTGTAGGGGCATTAGGTGCTCTCGCTGCTATCTTATCAAATACGGGGATTGCTGTATTTAACGATGGTCTTCGTCCCGTTATGCCAGAATACTTAGACGGTGTCATTAGTAAGAAAGAATTGGCAGCAACCAGTTTCGCAGTCAGTTTTGGATTGGTAATCGGGTTTGGTATTCCCGTTTCCATTGGAGCAAGTATTATTTTAGTTCATAGTTTATTATTGATGACCGATATTATTGGTACATGGACTCCAGACGGTAAAAAAGGAATGATCATAGCCGGGGTCATCGGTGCCGTTTATGGTATCGCATTAACATTAGGCTTACAAGCAGTTGTTGACTTATTCGCAATGTTACCGGTTGATGTATTAGGTGCTCTTGGAGCAGTTGGAGCCCCAATCGTTATTGGATTTGCAGTGTTCCCAGCAGTTGCAGTTGCGTATCAACATGGATTTAATAAAGGTGCGATCACCTTAGCAACCAGTACATTGGTATTATTTATTGTAAAACGTTTCGGAACATTCCAATTAAATGAACAAACGTCTTTCACATTATCTGCAGAAGGAATGGCTCTTCTAGTAGGAATGATTTTCATGCTCATCTTTGCAGTTCAAGTAAAAGGCGAGTCAGAAGACAATCAAAACCTAGTAAGTATTTTTGTTGAACGGGTTACTCGCATTAAGAAAAACTGGATTATTCTTTCTATTGTTGGTGGTTTAGTTGCATCTGCAACCAGTTTAACCATTATTGCTGGAGATCCAATTTCCTTGAATTTATTAAGTGAAGGTAAATTCGGTGAAGCAGCACTTGCCGCTTTTGCTAGAGGAATTGGTTTTATTCCATTAGTATTCTCTACCGCTATTGTTACCGGTGTATACAGTCCAGCTGGAACCACATTTGTATATGTAGCAGGAATTTTGCTTCATGGAAATCCAATCTTTGCTTTCCTAGCTGGTGCAGCTATTATGTTTGTAGAAGTAAACCTATTGAATGCAGCTGCCAAAGGATTGGACCGTTTCCCAGGTGTTCGTGACATGGGTGAACATATCCGTACCGCGATGAACCGCGTCTTGGAAATTGCCCTTCTAGTAGGTGGAGCGATGGCAAGTGAACAAATCGCACCAGGTATTGGATTCTTCTGGGTATTTGGAGCCTATCTGATGAACCGTACTGCTAAGAAACCATTAGTGGATATGGCAGTTGGCCCTGTAGCTGCAATCGCCTTAGGAATTATTGTAAATATTCTTTATGTATTGGGACTTTTTGCCCCAGTCGTTTAA
- a CDS encoding phosphotriesterase family protein, translating into MPLVEGITYAHEHTTIDLSSLKHTEDTNLNCFEETVKEYKKLYEKGVRNVVDVTVRGMKRNPEYVQRVAEASGMNILQSTGWYQDKFLPEYIYEKSVEELAQMMIDDIQKGIDGTSIKAELIGEIGTSKNEMTERERKVFEAAVFAQKETGVPITTHTTLGTYGKEQVEFFKEQGADLSKIVIGHVDLTGDTQYVLDLLKEGVYVEFDTVGKENYMPDATRLEMLKSIEKAGYTDKVFLSMDITRRSHLEYKDGLGYSFLLDSFIPLLREGGLSEGFIQKMLVHNPRAFYPSY; encoded by the coding sequence ATGCCTCTAGTTGAAGGAATCACCTATGCACATGAACATACAACAATCGACCTCTCATCTTTAAAACATACTGAAGATACCAATCTAAACTGTTTTGAGGAAACGGTGAAAGAATACAAGAAGTTATACGAAAAAGGGGTTCGAAATGTAGTTGATGTTACCGTTCGAGGAATGAAACGCAATCCTGAATACGTACAACGAGTAGCCGAAGCTTCTGGAATGAATATTTTGCAATCCACTGGATGGTATCAAGATAAGTTTTTACCAGAATACATTTATGAAAAATCTGTAGAAGAATTAGCGCAGATGATGATCGACGATATCCAAAAAGGAATCGACGGAACTTCTATCAAAGCGGAACTGATTGGTGAAATTGGAACGAGTAAAAACGAAATGACAGAGCGAGAACGGAAAGTTTTTGAAGCTGCCGTCTTCGCTCAAAAAGAAACCGGAGTTCCCATCACTACTCATACGACACTAGGTACGTATGGAAAAGAACAAGTTGAATTTTTTAAAGAGCAAGGTGCAGATCTTTCTAAAATTGTCATAGGTCATGTTGACCTTACCGGAGATACCCAATATGTATTGGACCTTTTAAAAGAAGGAGTGTACGTAGAATTTGATACGGTTGGAAAAGAAAACTACATGCCCGATGCAACTCGTTTAGAAATGTTAAAATCAATCGAAAAAGCTGGCTATACCGATAAAGTTTTTCTTTCAATGGATATTACTCGCCGATCACATTTGGAGTATAAGGATGGATTAGGTTACAGTTTCTTACTAGACTCCTTTATTCCCTTGCTACGTGAAGGCGGATTATCAGAAGGATTTATCCAAAAAATGCTAGTTCACAATCCTCGTGCATTTTATCCATCTTATTAA
- the yhfZ gene encoding GntR family transcriptional regulator YhfZ, whose product MNKHFYQKKGLAIEQIANELYQLKKGDRMPNISEFQTQFSLSRGTVQNALKFLKEEQAIETESKGHLGTYLKMINHQVLLPYISSRQLSATMPLPYSRLYEGLATGLYTAFRDKNIKLNLAYIRGSEERIRAVEEGVFDFAVVSRFAAQYEIDKGRAIKIIMQFGEQTYLSRHVLLFRQGVEQIMRDGLRVGIDTDSLDHKLLTNEITEGFDVENVDLPSNQLIYGLRESQIDAGVWNYDEIIDKRLEDVQFTELPVKNHHKEMSEAVIICQKENTLVSSTLKRTLNVNQIRDIQSQVKNGHMTPRY is encoded by the coding sequence ATGAATAAACACTTTTACCAAAAAAAGGGTTTGGCAATTGAACAGATTGCTAATGAACTTTATCAATTAAAAAAAGGCGATCGGATGCCCAACATTAGCGAATTTCAAACGCAATTTTCACTATCCAGAGGAACCGTGCAGAATGCATTAAAATTTCTCAAAGAAGAGCAAGCAATCGAAACAGAAAGCAAAGGGCACTTAGGAACTTATCTCAAAATGATTAACCACCAAGTCCTATTACCATATATTTCGTCTCGCCAACTTTCTGCAACGATGCCTTTACCATATTCGCGATTATATGAAGGATTGGCCACGGGTTTATATACCGCTTTTCGCGATAAAAATATTAAGCTAAATTTAGCTTATATTCGTGGATCGGAAGAACGGATTCGCGCCGTAGAAGAAGGCGTTTTTGATTTTGCAGTTGTATCACGATTTGCAGCACAATATGAAATCGATAAAGGCAGAGCGATTAAAATAATTATGCAGTTTGGTGAACAAACGTATTTATCTCGTCATGTTTTACTTTTCCGACAAGGGGTTGAACAAATCATGAGAGATGGATTACGAGTAGGTATTGATACGGACTCATTAGATCATAAGCTTTTAACCAATGAAATCACTGAGGGGTTTGATGTTGAGAATGTAGATTTACCAAGTAATCAATTAATTTATGGTCTACGTGAATCACAAATTGATGCAGGAGTTTGGAATTATGATGAAATTATCGATAAACGTTTGGAAGATGTACAATTTACTGAATTACCGGTAAAGAACCATCATAAGGAAATGAGTGAGGCGGTGATTATTTGTCAAAAAGAAAATACACTGGTTTCCTCTACCTTAAAACGTACATTAAATGTTAATCAAATTCGTGATATTCAGTCACAAGTAAAAAATGGACACATGACCCCACGATACTAA
- a CDS encoding PRD domain-containing protein yields MIQEKLTILKENDVIDGTTYEDMQVALNYLKQENVITEEDEADTFITHLAMATSRQRKNEEQVDSVDPMIKQEIEAALEYKKAVAVWKQLSEKIDVDFPKNEDDYFYLHLVTLLQNKKEK; encoded by the coding sequence ATGATTCAAGAAAAATTAACGATTTTAAAAGAAAATGATGTCATAGATGGGACCACTTACGAGGATATGCAAGTAGCGTTGAATTATTTGAAGCAAGAAAATGTCATTACAGAAGAAGATGAAGCGGATACGTTTATCACGCATTTAGCGATGGCGACTTCTCGTCAGCGGAAAAATGAAGAGCAAGTAGATTCTGTTGATCCAATGATTAAACAAGAAATTGAAGCAGCGCTAGAATATAAAAAAGCTGTTGCAGTATGGAAGCAACTATCTGAGAAAATTGACGTTGATTTTCCGAAAAATGAAGATGATTATTTTTATCTTCATTTAGTGACGCTTCTTCAAAACAAGAAAGAGAAGTGA
- a CDS encoding YhfX family PLP-dependent enzyme — protein MFMKKTIERNPNLINTAIQLHQLGEIQPDTYVLDVDTILKNARLILDEANKQGVELYFMLKQIGRNPDLAKLLIEAGFPAAVVVDFREAKTMMANHIPLGNVGHLVQIPTHLLREIMEYGTQYITIYSLDKLKEINQVAKELGITQKVLVRVVDEGDALYPGQYGGFELKDLSKYIEDFKKMKHIEIAGATSFPCFLQNTRKDILEKTNNADTILKAQNLLLDAGFPARELNMPSTTSVYTLPFIHELKGTQGEPGHALTGTTPMHAEKDLPEVPAYVYVSEVSHNFKGHAYLYGGGLYRRGNLKHVLFDQKGKRWQSTIKPLPEENIDYYLEVNEEEPVGTTAIMALRTQIFVTRSEVALVKGIQIGIPKIMGIYDSQGKYLRG, from the coding sequence ATGTTTATGAAGAAAACAATAGAACGAAATCCGAACCTAATTAATACCGCTATTCAACTACATCAATTAGGAGAAATTCAACCGGATACTTATGTATTAGATGTAGATACTATTTTAAAAAATGCGCGACTTATTCTGGATGAAGCTAATAAACAAGGAGTAGAATTATACTTCATGCTTAAACAAATTGGACGAAATCCTGATTTAGCGAAATTGCTAATCGAAGCTGGGTTCCCGGCAGCAGTCGTCGTTGATTTTCGTGAAGCAAAAACGATGATGGCAAATCATATTCCTTTAGGAAATGTTGGGCATTTAGTGCAAATCCCTACTCATTTATTAAGAGAAATCATGGAATATGGTACCCAGTACATTACCATTTATTCACTGGATAAATTAAAAGAAATTAATCAAGTAGCAAAAGAATTAGGAATAACTCAAAAAGTATTAGTCCGTGTAGTGGATGAAGGGGATGCGCTATATCCAGGTCAATATGGAGGATTTGAGTTAAAGGACCTTTCTAAGTATATTGAGGATTTTAAAAAAATGAAGCATATCGAAATCGCTGGAGCAACTTCATTCCCTTGTTTCCTTCAAAATACAAGAAAAGATATATTGGAAAAAACAAATAATGCAGATACCATCTTAAAAGCACAAAATCTATTGTTGGATGCGGGCTTTCCAGCAAGAGAATTGAACATGCCTTCCACAACTTCTGTTTATACCTTGCCTTTTATTCATGAATTAAAAGGAACACAAGGAGAACCTGGTCATGCATTAACAGGAACCACTCCGATGCATGCAGAAAAAGATTTGCCAGAAGTTCCTGCCTATGTGTATGTGAGTGAGGTTTCCCATAATTTTAAAGGGCATGCATACTTATATGGGGGCGGATTGTATCGACGAGGAAATCTGAAACATGTTTTATTTGATCAAAAAGGAAAACGTTGGCAGTCAACTATAAAACCTTTACCGGAAGAAAACATTGATTATTACTTGGAAGTAAATGAAGAAGAGCCGGTAGGAACAACCGCCATTATGGCATTACGTACTCAGATTTTTGTAACAAGAAGTGAAGTTGCTCTTGTAAAAGGAATCCAAATAGGGATACCAAAAATAATGGGAATTTACGATAGCCAAGGGAAATACTTGAGAGGATGA
- a CDS encoding phosphopentomutase has product MGRFIVIVLDSFGVGAMEDVPEVRPADMGSNTALHIIERKPNIKIATLVELGLMNAIGEETNRLKFSSKANWGKANLGHQGADSFLGHQEIMGTTPPIPLNQAFSEIIDEVEHHLKEAGYHVRREGAKGEPKILVVNDSATVGDNLETDLGQVFNVSACLDLMPFEEVKKLGKAVREVVKVSRVIAFGGEEIRLNDLLNARKVIGNKFAGVDAPESGVYNNGYQVIHLGYGIDPEVQIPTILDHENIPVTLVGKVGDIVQTSSPYVFLGVDSDDLFDSLISQVKKINTGFFCLNIQETDLAGHAENVDRYADRLEVSDKRIKELIPLLNEEDILIVTADHGNDPTIGHSQHTREYVPLLIYRKGMEGHEVGIRNNMSDTAATAAAYFNVKKPQHGVPYLNLIQNHEDSIN; this is encoded by the coding sequence ATGGGAAGATTTATCGTAATTGTTCTAGATAGTTTTGGAGTAGGAGCAATGGAAGATGTTCCGGAAGTAAGACCTGCTGATATGGGTAGCAATACTGCTCTACATATCATCGAAAGAAAACCGAATATTAAAATCGCTACTTTGGTAGAACTAGGTTTAATGAATGCGATTGGTGAAGAAACCAATCGTTTGAAATTTTCTTCCAAAGCCAATTGGGGAAAAGCAAATCTTGGACACCAAGGAGCAGACTCTTTCCTGGGACACCAAGAAATTATGGGAACAACCCCACCAATCCCACTCAACCAAGCTTTCAGCGAAATAATTGATGAAGTAGAGCATCATTTAAAAGAAGCAGGATACCATGTTCGAAGAGAAGGAGCAAAAGGTGAGCCAAAAATCTTAGTGGTAAATGACTCTGCAACAGTAGGAGATAATTTAGAAACAGATTTGGGGCAAGTTTTTAATGTATCTGCTTGTCTAGATCTTATGCCTTTTGAAGAAGTGAAGAAATTAGGAAAAGCAGTCCGAGAAGTAGTGAAAGTATCTCGTGTCATCGCTTTTGGTGGCGAAGAAATTCGTCTAAATGATTTATTAAATGCTCGCAAAGTGATAGGAAATAAGTTTGCTGGTGTGGATGCACCAGAATCAGGTGTATATAACAACGGGTATCAAGTTATTCATTTAGGATACGGCATTGATCCAGAAGTCCAGATCCCTACTATATTAGATCATGAAAATATCCCAGTTACCTTAGTTGGAAAAGTAGGAGACATCGTGCAAACGTCTAGCCCGTATGTTTTCTTAGGAGTGGATAGCGATGACCTATTCGACAGCTTGATTTCTCAAGTAAAAAAAATAAATACGGGTTTTTTCTGTTTAAATATTCAAGAAACGGATTTAGCAGGTCACGCTGAAAATGTAGATCGGTATGCAGACCGCTTGGAAGTGAGCGACAAACGAATCAAAGAACTAATTCCACTTTTAAACGAAGAAGATATTCTTATTGTTACAGCTGACCATGGAAATGATCCAACCATTGGACATAGTCAACATACCCGTGAATACGTGCCTTTGCTGATATATCGGAAGGGAATGGAAGGACATGAAGTTGGGATACGTAATAACATGTCCGATACGGCTGCAACAGCCGCGGCATACTTTAATGTGAAAAAACCGCAACACGGAGTTCCTTATTTAAATCTTATTCAAAATCATGAGGATTCAATAAACTAG
- a CDS encoding HAD family hydrolase, translating to MIEAVIFDMDGVIVDTEPVYYKRMQDFLAHHQVDFDKRELTHLVGSTEEDVWKWVQGLWDGDLSREKYDKAYGDLYEGEPVSYQDIVDQEIYDVLDWLKKENYKVGLASSSSFANIESVLEQCQLTHYFDSILSGEMFEQSKPHPEIYLNSAKKLDVHPNYCLAIEDSTRGIKAGKAAGMTVFAKKDNRFNFQQDLADKKIKSLKEIMEELKK from the coding sequence ATGATTGAAGCAGTTATTTTTGATATGGATGGTGTTATTGTTGATACTGAACCTGTCTACTATAAAAGAATGCAAGATTTTTTAGCACACCATCAAGTGGACTTCGATAAACGCGAACTAACACATTTAGTGGGTTCTACAGAAGAAGATGTTTGGAAGTGGGTTCAGGGGTTGTGGGACGGCGATTTAAGCAGAGAAAAATATGATAAAGCTTATGGGGATTTATATGAAGGCGAACCAGTTTCTTATCAAGACATTGTCGACCAAGAAATTTATGACGTACTCGATTGGTTAAAAAAAGAAAATTATAAAGTTGGCCTCGCATCTTCATCTTCTTTTGCAAATATTGAGAGTGTACTCGAACAATGCCAGTTGACTCACTATTTTGATTCTATTTTAAGTGGAGAAATGTTTGAACAATCCAAACCGCATCCAGAAATCTATTTAAATAGTGCAAAAAAACTTGATGTTCATCCTAATTATTGCCTAGCCATTGAAGATTCAACGAGGGGTATTAAAGCAGGGAAAGCAGCCGGAATGACTGTCTTTGCCAAGAAAGATAATCGGTTCAACTTCCAACAAGATTTAGCAGATAAAAAAATAAAAAGTTTAAAAGAGATTATGGAAGAATTAAAAAAATAA